A genomic region of Streptomyces sp. NBC_00162 contains the following coding sequences:
- a CDS encoding TetR/AcrR family transcriptional regulator, which produces MTDEQWGAAVRLLWGPPAKPARGPKRGLTLERIARAGVGIADPEGLGGVSMQRVAGELAVTKMALYRYVPGKAELVSLMVESAIPDPGVVDAAWAEVAEAEGWRGRLRVWARELLAGFRGHPWLLEATVGARVMGPRELGWMERALAALDGCGLTGAEAMDAVVLLTGHVRGIAEQERAAGGGAGAGAAGPDAQLVAVMGELMRTHGEQFPALGAALASVAEHGGQDQALEFGLERILDGLGLLVARRVGGADR; this is translated from the coding sequence ATGACGGATGAGCAGTGGGGCGCGGCCGTGCGGTTGTTGTGGGGACCGCCGGCCAAGCCCGCGCGGGGGCCGAAGCGGGGACTCACGCTTGAGAGGATCGCCCGGGCGGGGGTCGGCATCGCCGACCCGGAGGGGCTGGGCGGCGTATCGATGCAGCGGGTGGCCGGAGAACTGGCGGTTACGAAGATGGCGTTGTACCGCTACGTACCGGGGAAGGCCGAACTGGTGTCGCTGATGGTGGAGTCCGCCATCCCGGATCCGGGGGTGGTCGACGCCGCCTGGGCGGAGGTGGCGGAGGCCGAGGGATGGCGGGGGCGGCTCCGGGTGTGGGCGCGGGAGTTGCTCGCCGGGTTCCGCGGGCATCCGTGGCTGCTGGAGGCGACGGTCGGGGCGCGCGTGATGGGGCCCCGGGAGCTGGGGTGGATGGAGCGGGCGCTCGCCGCGTTGGACGGGTGCGGGCTGACCGGGGCCGAGGCCATGGATGCGGTGGTGTTGCTGACCGGGCATGTGCGGGGGATTGCCGAGCAGGAGCGGGCTGCGGGGGGCGGGGCCGGGGCTGGGGCGGCGGGGCCTGATGCGCAGCTCGTGGCGGTGATGGGGGAGCTGATGCGGACGCACGGGGAGCAGTTCCCGGCGCTGGGGGCCGCGTTGGCCTCCGTGGCGGAGCACGGGGGGCAGGACCAGGCGCTGGAGTTCGGGCTGGAGCGGATCCTGGACGGGTTGGGGTTGCTGGTGGCGCGGCGGGTGGGTGGGGCCGACCGTTAA
- a CDS encoding ScbR family autoregulator-binding transcription factor, with protein MARARQERAEITRQAILDGAAVAFDRSGFDGTSLSDVVRHAGVTKGALYFHFQSKEALARTLMDEQFQVVSQDVPAIENPGLQTIIDLTHQMAFGLRTNVRIRAGIRLVVEFGSFTRPEPAPYNNWIDTCHDCLTPAQERGDVLPSLNVYDVSTFLVGSFTGIQVTSHVRTGREDLHARVIDLWNLLLPGIVPADRIPQFDPSGSPECRAELALPA; from the coding sequence GTGGCAAGGGCCAGGCAGGAACGGGCCGAGATCACCCGGCAGGCCATCCTGGACGGCGCGGCCGTCGCCTTCGACCGCTCCGGCTTCGACGGAACCAGCCTCAGCGACGTCGTCCGGCACGCCGGGGTCACCAAGGGCGCCCTGTACTTCCACTTCCAGTCCAAGGAAGCACTCGCCCGCACCCTGATGGACGAGCAGTTCCAGGTCGTCTCCCAGGACGTCCCCGCCATCGAGAACCCTGGGCTCCAGACGATCATCGACCTCACCCACCAGATGGCGTTCGGACTGCGCACCAACGTCCGCATCCGCGCCGGCATCCGCCTGGTGGTCGAGTTCGGCTCCTTCACCCGCCCCGAGCCCGCCCCGTACAACAACTGGATCGACACCTGCCACGACTGTCTGACACCGGCCCAGGAACGCGGCGACGTACTGCCGTCGCTCAATGTGTACGACGTCTCCACCTTCCTGGTCGGCTCGTTCACCGGCATCCAGGTCACCTCGCACGTCCGCACCGGCCGCGAGGACCTCCACGCCCGGGTCATCGACCTGTGGAACCTGCTTCTCCCCGGCATCGTGCCGGCGGACCGGATCCCCCAGTTCGACCCGTCGGGCTCGCCCGAGTGCCGGGCCGAACTCGCTCTGCCCGCCTGA
- a CDS encoding epoxide hydrolase family protein, producing the protein MSDLGEGLQGFRLDVAQAELDDLGERLGRVRWPDELPGVGWAYGIPLGEMRELVEYWRGEYDWRAAEARLNAWPQFTTVIDGARVHFAHLRSPEPDATPLLMAHGWPGSFVEFQRVAGPLTDPRAHGGDPADAFHLVLPSIPGFGLSGPTTETGWEFKRVARAFGVLMERLGYEAYGVQGGDWGAAISRELGRIRPGNVVGVHLNLLPGGGATEEPGAEELAAVSPDERERTLASWERYRVWARERQGYADIQATRPQTLAYGLNDSPVGLLAWIGEKFAEWSDPRSPIDRDQMLTNVMLYWLSGTAGSAARIYYERAHADYFGQPPEVSRTPTALADFPRDNFIPLRHVAARTDNIVRWTSYERGGHFPAMEVPELLVGDVRAFFRQM; encoded by the coding sequence ATGAGCGATCTTGGGGAAGGGCTGCAGGGCTTTCGGCTCGATGTGGCACAGGCGGAGTTGGACGATCTCGGCGAGCGGCTGGGGCGGGTGCGGTGGCCCGATGAGTTGCCCGGCGTGGGGTGGGCGTACGGGATTCCCCTCGGGGAGATGCGCGAGCTCGTGGAGTACTGGCGCGGGGAGTACGACTGGCGGGCGGCCGAGGCGCGGCTGAACGCGTGGCCGCAGTTCACCACGGTCATCGACGGGGCCCGGGTGCACTTCGCGCATCTGCGTTCGCCCGAGCCGGATGCCACGCCCTTGCTGATGGCCCACGGCTGGCCGGGGTCGTTCGTCGAGTTCCAGCGGGTCGCCGGCCCGCTGACCGATCCGCGGGCACACGGCGGGGATCCCGCCGATGCCTTCCACCTCGTGCTGCCGAGCATTCCCGGCTTCGGGCTCTCCGGGCCGACGACCGAGACCGGCTGGGAGTTCAAGCGGGTCGCGCGGGCCTTCGGGGTGCTGATGGAGCGGCTCGGGTACGAGGCGTACGGGGTCCAGGGCGGCGACTGGGGAGCCGCGATCTCGCGGGAGCTGGGGCGGATCCGGCCGGGGAACGTGGTCGGGGTGCATCTGAACCTGCTGCCGGGCGGCGGGGCGACCGAGGAGCCGGGCGCGGAGGAGCTGGCCGCGGTGAGCCCGGACGAGCGGGAGCGGACCCTCGCGTCCTGGGAGCGGTACCGGGTCTGGGCGCGCGAGCGGCAGGGGTACGCCGACATCCAGGCGACCCGGCCGCAGACCCTCGCCTACGGGCTGAACGATTCGCCTGTGGGGCTGCTCGCCTGGATCGGCGAGAAGTTCGCCGAGTGGAGCGATCCCCGGAGCCCGATCGACCGGGACCAGATGCTGACCAACGTGATGCTGTACTGGCTGAGCGGGACGGCCGGCTCTGCCGCCCGGATCTACTACGAGCGGGCACACGCCGACTACTTCGGGCAGCCGCCCGAGGTGTCGCGGACCCCGACGGCCCTGGCCGACTTCCCCCGGGACAACTTCATCCCGCTGCGGCACGTCGCCGCGCGGACCGACAACATCGTGCGCTGGACCTCGTACGAACGGGGTGGGCACTTCCCCGCCATGGAGGTGCCGGAGTTGTTGGTGGGGGACGTGCGCGCCTTCTTCCGGCAGATGTGA
- a CDS encoding DinB family protein, with translation MIDEQRTRPVLDGDERATLTSVLQWQRDTLMMKCAGLSAEQLRRKAVVPSGLSLLGLVRHLAEVERGWFRNVLGGEDVRGYFPKNEAGEWTEFHVEDADPAESFRIWEETCERSRKIVEAAESLDVTGYFGDQPYSLHYILTHMIEEYARHNGHADLLREAIDGVTGE, from the coding sequence ATGATCGACGAACAGAGGACTCGGCCCGTTCTGGACGGCGACGAGCGGGCCACCCTGACCAGCGTCCTGCAGTGGCAGCGGGACACCCTGATGATGAAGTGCGCGGGCCTGAGCGCCGAGCAGTTGCGGCGGAAGGCGGTGGTCCCGTCCGGGCTGAGCCTGCTGGGGCTGGTACGGCACCTCGCGGAGGTGGAGCGCGGGTGGTTCCGCAACGTCCTGGGCGGCGAGGACGTGCGCGGCTACTTCCCGAAGAACGAGGCGGGGGAGTGGACGGAGTTCCACGTCGAGGACGCGGATCCGGCGGAGTCGTTCAGGATCTGGGAAGAGACCTGTGAGCGGTCGCGGAAGATCGTGGAGGCCGCCGAATCCCTGGACGTGACGGGGTACTTCGGCGACCAGCCGTACTCGCTGCACTACATCCTGACCCACATGATCGAGGAGTACGCCCGGCACAACGGGCATGCGGATCTGCTGCGCGAGGCGATCGACGGGGTGACGGGGGAGTAG
- a CDS encoding MDR family MFS transporter encodes MVDTANSAGTSKGVPPEGSKPRSVGVVLVAVMIAMLLASLDTMITSTAIPTIVGELGGLEHLSWVVTIYTLATVASTPLWGKAGDLYGRKGTFLTSVVIFLIGSALCGAAQDMGQLIAFRAIQGLGGGGLLVGAMAIIGSLIPPREVGKYQGLMAAVSALSMIGGPLIGGAITDHLGWRWAFYINLPLAAVALAMVSVVLHLPKNTQAARPKVDYPGAALLTTAITSTVLVTTWGGTEYAWASGQIIALITVSVLSTAAFLYVETKAAEPILPLHVFRNRNFSLIALIGFLVGFVTVGGVFYLPLFLQTVQGASATNSGLLLLPLLGSMLTVSMITGRITSNTGKYKIFLVVGGALVVAGLFLLATMDTSTPRLVSGLYMAVLGAGIGFLMQITMLVAQNSVELKDMGVASSTTALGRTLGGAFGVALMGTLFTTQVTDAMTDRLGPQAGALSSAQLDAASLATLPEAVREAYRYAVAVGTHWAFLICAAIAVLGFAAALFIKEVPLRGTPTPNESQDSKTAPAQQEPVTA; translated from the coding sequence TGGACACAGCCAATTCTGCCGGGACTTCGAAGGGCGTGCCCCCGGAGGGCAGCAAGCCGCGCAGTGTGGGGGTCGTCCTCGTGGCGGTCATGATTGCGATGCTGCTCGCCTCCCTCGACACGATGATCACCAGTACCGCGATCCCGACGATCGTCGGCGAGCTCGGCGGTCTGGAGCATCTGTCGTGGGTGGTCACCATCTACACCCTGGCCACCGTGGCCTCCACCCCCCTGTGGGGCAAGGCCGGCGACCTCTACGGACGCAAAGGCACCTTCCTCACCTCGGTCGTCATCTTCCTGATCGGCTCCGCGCTCTGCGGCGCGGCCCAGGACATGGGCCAGCTGATCGCCTTCCGCGCCATCCAGGGCCTGGGCGGCGGCGGTCTGCTGGTCGGCGCCATGGCGATCATCGGCAGCCTGATCCCGCCCCGCGAGGTCGGCAAGTACCAGGGCCTGATGGCCGCCGTCTCCGCCCTCTCCATGATCGGCGGCCCGCTGATCGGCGGCGCCATCACCGACCACCTGGGCTGGCGCTGGGCCTTCTATATCAACCTCCCGCTCGCCGCCGTGGCCCTCGCCATGGTGAGCGTGGTGCTGCACCTGCCGAAGAACACACAGGCGGCCCGCCCGAAGGTCGACTACCCCGGCGCGGCACTGCTGACCACCGCGATCACCTCCACCGTGCTCGTGACGACCTGGGGCGGCACCGAGTACGCCTGGGCCTCCGGCCAGATCATCGCCCTGATCACCGTCAGCGTCCTGTCGACCGCAGCGTTCCTCTACGTCGAGACCAAGGCCGCCGAGCCGATCCTGCCGCTGCACGTCTTCCGCAACCGCAACTTCAGTCTCATCGCCCTGATCGGCTTCCTCGTCGGCTTCGTGACCGTCGGCGGCGTCTTCTACCTCCCGCTGTTCCTCCAGACCGTCCAGGGTGCCTCCGCCACCAACTCGGGCCTGCTCCTGCTGCCCCTGCTGGGCTCGATGCTGACCGTCTCGATGATCACTGGCCGCATCACGAGCAACACCGGCAAATACAAGATCTTCCTGGTCGTCGGCGGAGCACTCGTGGTCGCCGGGCTCTTCCTCCTCGCCACCATGGACACCAGCACTCCCCGCCTCGTCTCCGGTCTCTACATGGCCGTCCTCGGCGCCGGCATCGGCTTCCTCATGCAGATCACCATGCTCGTCGCACAGAACAGCGTCGAGCTGAAGGACATGGGCGTCGCCTCCTCCACCACCGCCCTGGGCCGCACCCTCGGCGGCGCCTTCGGTGTCGCGCTGATGGGCACCCTGTTCACCACCCAGGTCACGGATGCCATGACCGACCGCCTCGGCCCGCAGGCCGGAGCTCTGAGCTCCGCTCAACTCGACGCGGCGAGCCTGGCCACACTCCCCGAAGCCGTCCGCGAGGCCTACCGGTACGCCGTCGCCGTCGGCACCCACTGGGCCTTCCTCATCTGCGCCGCCATCGCCGTACTCGGCTTCGCAGCCGCCCTGTTCATCAAGGAAGTCCCCCTCCGCGGCACCCCCACCCCCAACGAGAGCCAGGACAGCAAGACCGCCCCCGCCCAGCAGGAACCGGTCACCGCCTGA
- a CDS encoding flavoprotein: MTTRTLYLLCSAAPPVFDVAHVIEDAQARGWDVCLGLTPTAAHWVAGSLDGLAALTGHPVRWQYKLPGEDDVWPQADALLFAPVTFNSVNAWALGLTDRFAVGVAAEAIGKGTPVVAMPCTNAALAAHPQFDQSLAVLRTAGVELLYGETGFTPGPAGPDAPPHFPWQVALDAVTRAGGARQA, from the coding sequence ATGACCACGAGGACTCTCTACCTGCTCTGCTCCGCGGCCCCGCCCGTCTTCGACGTGGCCCATGTGATCGAGGACGCCCAGGCCCGCGGCTGGGACGTCTGCCTGGGGCTCACCCCCACCGCGGCGCACTGGGTGGCCGGGAGCCTCGACGGGCTGGCCGCCCTGACCGGCCACCCGGTGCGCTGGCAGTACAAGCTGCCCGGGGAGGACGACGTATGGCCCCAGGCCGACGCCCTGCTCTTCGCCCCGGTCACCTTCAACTCGGTCAACGCCTGGGCCCTCGGCCTCACCGACCGGTTCGCCGTCGGCGTCGCCGCCGAAGCCATCGGCAAGGGCACCCCCGTCGTCGCCATGCCCTGCACGAACGCCGCCCTCGCCGCACACCCCCAGTTCGACCAGTCCCTCGCCGTCCTGCGCACCGCCGGAGTCGAACTCCTCTACGGCGAGACCGGCTTCACCCCCGGACCGGCCGGCCCGGACGCCCCGCCCCACTTCCCGTGGCAGGTCGCCCTGGACGCCGTGACCCGGGCCGGCGGCGCGCGCCAGGCCTGA
- a CDS encoding FAD-dependent monooxygenase, with the protein MDQYPDPHPAPRPNPHSPRQAPRTVLISGASIAGPALAHWLGRHGFRPTVVELAPALRPGGQAVDFRGETHLSVLRRMGILEDLRRLQTGGSPMTFVDAEGEQLLHLPAEFAGGEIEVLRGDLSRVLHEASLPFTEYVFGDSITSLTETPTGVDVTFRSSPPRTFDLVIGADGLHSNVRRLAFGPEADHVTHLGYYAATWSLPNDHRLGLRPGAGSVGHNAPGRLASVGADHTDPTRARAFFVFASPELPYDRHDAEAQKALLRQAFTGLPWQVDQLLSSLTTADDLYFDSISRADVPAWSSGRIALVGDAACGATIGGMGTGTGIVAAYVLAGELSRSPEDHRAAFARYESLLRTYAQGCQKNGDRTGPFLAPATGLGLRLRNGLLSRRRILDWMLKAGADATTLPLPHYPTSLDGAGTTEPDRLTLNAVNAVNAVNGERRARHP; encoded by the coding sequence ATGGACCAGTACCCCGACCCCCACCCGGCCCCCCGTCCCAACCCGCACAGCCCGCGGCAGGCGCCCCGCACCGTCCTCATCTCCGGCGCGAGCATCGCCGGCCCCGCCCTCGCCCACTGGCTCGGCCGCCACGGTTTCCGCCCCACCGTCGTCGAACTCGCCCCCGCCCTCCGCCCCGGCGGCCAGGCCGTCGACTTCCGCGGCGAGACCCACCTCTCCGTCCTGCGCCGCATGGGCATCCTCGAAGACCTCCGCCGCCTCCAGACCGGCGGAAGCCCCATGACCTTCGTCGACGCCGAGGGCGAGCAGCTGCTCCACCTCCCCGCCGAGTTCGCGGGCGGGGAGATCGAAGTCCTGCGCGGCGACCTCTCCCGCGTCCTCCACGAGGCCTCCCTCCCCTTCACCGAGTACGTCTTCGGGGACTCCATCACCTCCCTCACCGAGACCCCCACCGGCGTGGACGTCACCTTCCGCAGCTCCCCGCCCCGCACCTTCGACCTCGTCATCGGCGCCGACGGCCTGCACTCCAACGTCCGCCGCCTCGCCTTCGGCCCGGAGGCCGACCACGTCACCCACCTCGGCTACTACGCCGCCACCTGGAGCCTCCCCAACGACCACCGCCTGGGCCTCCGCCCCGGCGCCGGCTCCGTCGGCCACAACGCCCCCGGCCGGCTGGCCAGCGTCGGCGCCGACCACACCGACCCCACCCGGGCCCGCGCCTTCTTCGTCTTCGCCTCCCCGGAGCTCCCGTACGACCGCCACGACGCCGAGGCCCAGAAGGCCCTCCTCCGCCAGGCGTTCACGGGCCTGCCCTGGCAGGTGGACCAGCTCCTGTCCTCCCTCACCACCGCCGACGACCTCTACTTCGACTCGATCAGCCGCGCCGACGTCCCCGCCTGGTCCAGCGGCCGGATCGCCCTCGTCGGCGACGCCGCCTGCGGCGCGACCATCGGCGGCATGGGTACCGGCACCGGCATCGTGGCCGCGTACGTCCTGGCGGGCGAGCTCTCCCGGTCGCCCGAGGACCACCGGGCCGCCTTCGCCCGCTACGAGTCCCTGCTCCGCACCTACGCCCAGGGCTGCCAGAAGAACGGTGACCGTACGGGCCCCTTCCTCGCCCCGGCGACCGGGCTCGGCCTGCGCCTGCGCAACGGCCTGCTCAGTCGGCGCCGCATCCTCGACTGGATGCTGAAGGCCGGGGCGGACGCGACGACCCTCCCCCTCCCCCACTACCCGACCTCCCTCGATGGCGCCGGAACCACAGAGCCTGACCGCCTGACCCTTAACGCCGTTAACGCCGTTAACGCCGTTAACGGCGAGCGGAGAGCTCGGCACCCTTAA